Proteins encoded in a region of the Anaerobranca gottschalkii DSM 13577 genome:
- a CDS encoding glycosyltransferase family 2 protein, translating into MLFAIVPAQNEEDRISTALNHLLFVGVDKIVVVANGCIDRTEEIIKNNYPQVHLITFKDSLGIDIPKAIGCAWALKEGATNFLFYDGDLIGEITSELMLLINSHLRNNYCLTLTNCYPTPNLIENLPKELVLPRLHLNELLGVSDKIGISTPSHGPHIISKDLFKYIEVKDIATPPILLAKAVKYGAKIGIGANIPHFRLGSRLKNGSHAKLIFDTIAGDCAEAISIYLGLPKSRCLFGKEYIGYNSKRRFDLLESYLKSLNIQSHI; encoded by the coding sequence CCCTGCACAAAATGAAGAGGATAGAATTTCCACAGCTTTAAACCACTTACTCTTTGTTGGTGTAGATAAAATTGTAGTTGTAGCCAATGGCTGTATTGATAGAACAGAGGAAATTATAAAAAATAATTATCCTCAAGTACACCTTATAACTTTTAAAGATTCTTTAGGAATAGATATCCCAAAGGCTATAGGTTGTGCTTGGGCGTTAAAGGAAGGAGCTACTAATTTTTTGTTTTATGATGGAGATCTTATTGGAGAAATAACTTCAGAGTTAATGTTACTAATTAATAGCCACCTAAGAAATAATTACTGTTTAACGTTAACAAACTGTTATCCCACTCCTAACCTTATTGAAAACTTACCAAAAGAATTGGTTTTACCTAGACTACACCTTAATGAATTACTAGGGGTGTCAGATAAAATTGGTATTTCTACTCCATCCCATGGTCCCCATATTATTAGCAAAGATCTATTTAAATACATTGAAGTAAAGGATATTGCTACCCCTCCCATTCTTTTGGCCAAAGCTGTAAAATATGGTGCTAAAATAGGTATAGGGGCAAATATACCCCATTTTCGCCTAGGATCAAGGCTTAAAAACGGTAGTCATGCTAAACTTATTTTTGATACTATAGCCGGTGATTGTGCAGAAGCTATTTCAATTTATTTAGGGTTACCCAAAAGCCGCTGCTTATTTGGCAAAGAATACATTGGGTATAATTCTAAGAGAAGATTCGATCTATTAGAATCATATTTAAAATCCCTAAATATTCAAAGCCACATCTAA